The Nicotiana tabacum cultivar K326 chromosome 5, ASM71507v2, whole genome shotgun sequence sequence AGCAATACAAAGATGAGAAGTTCATTTCTTTTATCTCTGAAATCAATCctcttctcctctctcaatcgaAACTTCTAGAGCTCTCCAATGGAGCTTAGCCAAGCTACAATTCATCCGCTTTTGGCGTAAattgacatggtatcagagcatggaGACCTTCGATCCACTCGTACCGGTCGTCCCTCAGTCCAAAGGACTTCTCGATTCTGTTCAAAATCCTTTCAATACATACTGTGTAAGTGCCTAATTTCGCCCTCGATCtaggtttcttttgattttcgACTAGGTATTTCTTCAAAATAGACATGGTTGTTACCGATCAAAGCGATAGAACTGGTATTACTCCAAATGTAGAAGATGTTCCTAATTATGTAATTGATCCTAGTGATTCACTCTATTTACATCCTTCAGACAATCTTGGAGCTATGTTAGTCAGTATAGCCTTTAGTGGAATTGGATATAGGTCATGGCAACGCTTTGTTTTGCGTGGTTTATCTGTCAAAAATAAGACTGGATTTATCAGTGGAGAGTGCAAACGACCTGACCCTCAGTCACCCAAATTTCAGCAAATGGGAACGTTGTGATGATATGGTGACCTATTGGATTCTTAATTCACTATCAAAGGAGATAGCAGATAGTGTAGAATATGCTAATGATGCAGTTGAACTGTGGAGAGAACTAGAAGATCGATATGAACAGACCAATGATGCGAGATTGTACCAAATTCCGAAGGAGATCAATGATCTACCCCAAGGTACTTTGGATATCACTAACTATTATACTCAACTGAAGAAGCTTTGGGAAGAACTGAGCACCTTCAGTGCAAAGACACAGTGCAGCTGTCAATGCATTTGTGGTGCCAAGGAGAATATGCACAAGGCGGAACATGACAAGAGATTGATTCAATTTCTTTTGGGATTTAATGAGGTCTATACAGCAGTAAGGGGTAGCATTCTCATGATGAATCCACTGCCTTCAATGGCACAAGCCTTGTCACTGCTCATTCAAGATGAAAAGCAATGAGAGATGAAACCTACAAATCATTTGGCTGCAGAATCTGTTTCCCTTCATGTCAACACTTCAGGATATGCCAacaattttggaaacaataactTCAGAACCAATTATGCCCCCAATGCTAACATTCCAAACACTAACAGAACTAGACCATTATGTGATTACTGCAAACGGCTAGGTCATACTAAAGACAAATGCTTCAAGCTTCATGGTTATCCTCAGGTTCACAATCAAAACTTcaagtataacaaaaataaaagggTAATAGCCAATGCACATGTAAGGTTGTATTGTGGTCCGGTCCCAATCCGGGACCTGCCCGGGACCGCGAGACCATGGGCTAAACGGGCTGGTCCAAACGGTCCGGTCCCAAGCGGTCCTAGGAGCCCACTGTGGGCCGGTCCTCCATGTTGAGACCGCGAGCCCGGGACCGGCTGGCAGGCCTGGGCTGGTTCAACCgggcccaacgactatttttcaaaaaaaaaaattaaaattggcCAATGGTTGGAAGTTTAAAAACTAGCCGTTGGCCTGCCAATTTAGCGGTTTGgctttttaaaaaatagtcatttggcccccaaactttttataattacactttttccctattctcaactataaataccccctcattcttttattttactcacaaaatcatcaatctctctctaattttcttctataactCCTTACTTTATTACtgcaatttgtgaaaaattgtgaagttggtgaattgaagtattcaagtcttcaacgatatacAATTTTCAAGAaattgttcgtcaattcggtaaacttgttccaactcttaagttttaatattatagttttgtttgttttagtttgtataattataattaatatggacttttctttgaaaaaaatatttggtggtaaggttaagggaaaatctaaaattggtgaaacTAGTGGCCAATACCACTGCTCCCCCGACTCCCCGACGcagacctgttacccgtcctcctccgcctattattcttgatagtgataacccttgttttcaatttaccgatagtcaattttgccatgataTTGCACCAGGTTAACAATTGAATGATGATTATATGAATGCTCCTTATCCTAATCAAACTATcgatgaaaatgatgaggaaaatgatgatttagattaaacgcaaccggatttagatgatacacctactagtcatGTTGTTAACCCAACtgataataatccaaatgatgctcTGCCTAACCCTCCTGTAGTAccccctacttttaatagacaaccttctaGACGGCccaaaacatctcttgtttggcacttttttactcaactaagagctCAAAATAAGTCTAAatgtaaaacttgtgggtctttgatggctcataaatatactggagaccgtagcagTACGGGtactttgactagacacataaagacacaccctagagataaagctagatatctttaaatgaaagttgtgcaagaggggacaagtgttGGTACTGAGGTTAACCCTAGTACCaggtcaaatctagttcaacctgAAATTAACATTGTTACCGGTGgaattttatattacgatccaaataaagatcgtaaagaattggcaaaaatggttattgttatgtgcttaccctatagttttccttctaaccctcactttgtgcattatattagaagagtttttaatcctacttataaaggaaggcctcgcgcaaccgtaaagagcgatatttataaatataaacatgaatatgaacaatatttgcgctatttatttactcatataaattatcgcgttgctattactactgatattggtagaagtggtaatgactatgattatcttactgttaccactcattggattgatgaggaatggaaaatgcaaaagcgcattattgcttatagaataattaattcacgtcacacaggtaagtttattgctaacacagttgcagatatttgtagatatttttgcattagagataaaataatgtcagtttcaatggataatgcttctagtaataCTAATGTTATAGGgttgcttacaactacactaaatcatgcatttagtaatattttccatgttagatgtatttgtcatatttaccatttaatcgcCAGTGATGGTATGAAAatattaaatgttgaaattgaaaaggttaaaatggctcttaattggcttttttattcaaaccgtagaagtagacttagagaatatttttaaaatgtgatgaatttggccttagagaaagaaaggttcctaaaccttgtccgactagatggaattacatgtatgaaagtttagttgttgcatatgaatatagaaacccaataaaAGCAATGTTTAATGCTCGTGTTGgtggtgttgatgatgatgatgatgagcaccttacaaatcagGATTGGACTAATATTAAAATGTTTAtagactttttagaacaatttcgattgctacaaatgaattatctgggcaatattatcctactatttctaactgtttagtttatattgcagcacttgcggatttgtttactcaattttcagagggtggggtaatttatcaacttgctattgattctattaaagataagtttaaaaaatattttttccctatcccactatttttggtgttgctgccatgttaaatcctaccatgaaattaggaggtccttacttttagtatataaatatttataGGGCTTTATCACTTTCAGATGAGGAATATtctacacttgcagatgcaaaagcctcaattaaaataaatgctcaaacaatttataatgttTATCAACTTGGCTTAGATCATGTTAGACCAAATGTTTcaactcctacttcgtctagtttgcaatcatctaaaagaactatGAGTCTAAAAGCACTTAGTTCTtagacggagttcaggggttctcaaggtgataatattggtgatagttcacaactaaatgagcttcaagtttatttgtcgcagggacttgaatcagagaattCTGACTGCTCCTTTGATGTTTTgaaatggtggaaggacaaagaaaaacattatccggttctttcaaggatggctcgagatattttaaatattcaagtttcaacagtggcatcgtagagcgctttcagtcaagtgAGACTTCAAATcagtgatcatagagcgtctatgagggagaacttggaaaaatcagtactcttcagagattgaatccgttcggaaagaagaaattttggacttgctgaatcacaaccagagatGGACGAAGCTTATGATGAAATGATAGCAGAACTTGCGCAGGATGTTGCTTCGCCCagaagcggtgatgaacaagcttcttttccgccaccaccaacgaaaattcctccggaccttgaaggatttatgaaatttgttagagataatacatagagtaatatgtaacttgtattttggcacatcttcattattttttcttccttttaatggtggtattagcaccttgttgtgctcattccattgggggaaggaagactaagaaagatattgtcattttttgttaatgtcgtaataataaaaattataaggcattcccttgaatatttctttgcaatttattttatgtttaaatttgaattagaagatttaagtcacaattatataatatataatttacaagaaattgccttagataaaaaaaattcaaaaatattatataaggcaatatactatatatggcaatttcttgtaaattatctaaattatatatatatatatatatagtttacaagaaattgccttagataaaaaattttaaaaaaataaatagccCGGAACATTTAGGCCCGTGGGCCCGGCCCATTTAgcccaggaccatgtgggcttaggcccgtaaTGGGTCGGTTCTATCCTCCAGGACCGTTAAGCCTGGGACCGCTAGAGACCGAGCCACCAGAGCCCGAGACTGTTTGGCTCGGCCCGTTTAGCCcatttaggcccgggaccggaccACAATACAACCTTATGCACATGTCACTTCGCCAGATGAAACATGTGCTAAAACATATGAGTTTAGACCCAAAGATGAAAGCCAGAATCTAAACTTGTCTGAGGAACAATATGGTCAATCTAAACTTGGATTGACACATGGATTCTAGATTCtggggcatcccatcatatgaCTTTCAATAGATCTTCTTTGCTAAACATTAGAATACTACCCTACCCTTTGTTGGTTACTCTCCCAAATGGTTACAAGGTTACTGTGACAGAAATTGGTAGCATGTTACTTGCTCCTCAAATCACCTTGCGTAGAGTCATGTTTGTCCCATGATTCAATTTTAATCTCATATctatcttgtcacgacccaattttctaacccggtcgtgatgacgcctctcgtgaagacaaggccagccaactaaccCAAATCGTATCTTTaacaattattaaatataaatgaataaataaatacagCTTAATGACAATAATAACCAGTGTTTAAAGCCCAACATAACCcgaccggggtgtcacaagtcacgagcatctaaagaaATCCTGAACACAACTACAGGGccaataatatacaaaattaaattctgaaattCTAAAGACAATGTCCGGTGCCGCAAACGCTGGCGGTAACCTTGCTCAGCTACAATAGTAATACCTTCAATGAGCTAATATCCCACTACCGGGTGATCAATACCTGCagctgcacgcgaggtgcagggattaaagtgagtactccgacccagtgagtaataaaagtaactgcaatccgaagataagaaaatccagtaaatacacaaagtaagctaaaatccaaatatacagcaatatatggaactgagcagctaaacaacagtataaatacaaatacatgaatgcaatgcaatgcatatgatggtacattccagtacccattgcggcgtgcagaccgagccatccatatttatttatcgtcgacggcgctcactgggggtgtgtacagactccggaggggctacagcccaagcgcaatatcttggtcagtcattgttacctgaccggtcagcccattgttacctgaccaatttacatCATACAATGCCATTGTTACCAccgtttcaagtatatcatacagtgccattgttaccactgtttcaagtatatcatacagtgtcattgttaccactgtttcaagtatatcatacagtgtcattgttaccactgtttcaagtcactttataatcagtccagaaaataatataataagccccttgggcatttacaaaatagaagtttccagcccgaaatacatttaaaatgtcatttgagttttcaacacttagaattacggctaagtttgcaaaacagtaattaaaatcttggactgaaattaaatgatatgcaatccccgaaggattctacaagtcggcacaaggcccccaaacatggcattaagcccaaatatcatcaatacatgTGCGTATCAGTCGCCAACATATTATAAGTATCAATACAACGTGCGAATCAGTCGCCAATATACTATAATTAtcactcgggatggaccaagtcacaatccccaatcatATACGACCCCGCACCTGCCATGggatgcgtgtcacgcctcaatatagcgttactatgtgaaagtccggggtttcaaaccctcagaacaacagttgcatcaattactcacctcgaaccggctacttctttagctcgcaacgcctttgcccctcgaattggcctccacgtgcgtcgaatctgcccaaaatcgcaacgaatatgtcgcattatgctaaagggacACTGTTCACGGGTCACTATTTACGACACTGTTCACTGGTCATTGTTCTCCTTTCTCTTGTTTGTTTCATGGCAATAATGTGAATGTATTGTGGCATAATAGGTTGGGACATGTtctttttgttaaaatgaagAGCATTTCTACCATTCCTGTTGCATTTTCTAACAAACAACCTTTCATGTGCTCTATTTGCCCAATGGCCAGACAAACCAGGTTGCCATTTCCCCAAAGAACCAACAATACCAAACAGATATTTGATTTGTTACACATTGATCTGTGGGGACCCTATCATATACCTACATATaacaatcaaaaatattttcttaccatGGTAGATGACTATAGCAGGTCCACTTGGACTCGCCTCTTGTCCGGTAAGAGTAATGCCCTACAGGTTCTCAAAGCCTTTGTTTCTCTAGTTAAGAACTAGTTTCACACAACCATAAAGTTAGTCAGATCAGAAAATGTTTAGAATTCACTAGTATGGAAGCAACTTCTTTCTTCCAAGATCAAGGCATTGTCCATCAAAGAACTTGTCCatatacaccacaacagaatggtgTAGTTGAAAGGAAGCACAGATATCTCTTAGAGATAGCTATGACACTCTTATTTCAGTGAAAGTTGCATGTGAGGTATTGGGGAGCGTGTATTCTAACAGCTATATATCTGATAAACAGACTACCCATTTCTTATCTAAAAAACAAATGTCCATTTGAACTTCTGTACAAGACAAAGCGAAACTACTCTCACCTTAGGAGTTTTGGTTGTCTGTGTTTTCCTACCAAACCAAAAATACAAAGAGACAAGTTTGAGCCCAGAACTGTGCCACAT is a genomic window containing:
- the LOC142180856 gene encoding uncharacterized protein LOC142180856, translating into MVTYWILNSLSKEIADSVEYANDAVELWRELEDRYEQTNDARLYQIPKEINDLPQGTLDITNYYTQLKKLWEELSTFSAKTQCSCQCICGAKENMHKAEHDKRLIQFLLGFNEVYTAVRGSILMMNPLPSMAQALSLLIQDEKQ